The segment CCCAGCCCACTGGAGAGCAGTTTACGCTAGTATGTGAAGTCTGAACAGAGGAAAGTAAATCATTTATATTCAGTAACTGGCAATTGAAGTGTACTGGCTGTGGTTGTCAGATCAAAGTATGTACAGGTAATGTGAGCAATCCAACAAGGCCACATGGATGAAGCATTAAAGTGGTGATTgatgttttaaattatttatctgAAATATGCATATggttggttgttgttttttttttttgtcaaagacatttgtgtttaaaatgtagttGGCATGTTTGCCatcctccagggttggggttcgaatcctgtttcctgtgtgcacggagcttgtATATTCTTCGGGTattctggtttcttcccccagtctaaagataTGTGCTGTAGGCtaattggtatttccaaattgtcagtagtgtgtaaatgtttgtgtgattgcgccctgcaatgggttggcaccccatccagggtgtcccctgccttgtaccctttgttccctgggataggctccaggctcccccatggaccctgtgtaggataggcagtatggaaaatggatggatggatatcagtTGGACAAAAGTAGCATCTTAATTGTGGACTCACCAAAAATCTTATAAGCAGAAATAAGAATGCAATTATACATAATTGTATTATTACACTGTAATGATTGCACCCTGAActgatcagggtcatggtggatatGGAACCTATCCCAGAACCTATCCTATCACAGgccaccatgtacacacacacattcatcaaCTCGCAGGGGCAATTTATAGAGCTGCTAATCCCCTTACCCATCGGGAAAACAGAGAACCCGGtgaaaacccacacagacacttGGAGAACATGTGAGACTTCACACAggcagtaacccaagctcaggatcgaacaagaatccctggagctatgaggcagtAAAGCTACCTGCTGTACCACAGTGCTGTCCCATGGTAATTTCAGAGACAATAAAAATCCTATCAGCCTGAGAATGTGTCCTTTTTTTCATTAACTGCCTTaattgtatttacatttaatgtatttGATAATATACACAATAATTAAATAGTAGTTGTTTCAAATCTTGGTATCAATATGAAATACctattttgctctttttttaactGCATTAGCAGCAGGCTGGGATAGTAGCATAAGATGCTGTGTTGTttaaacataacataacatatttCCTAGTGCAGGTTTATGGCCTAGTGCAAGTTTATGGCGTGCATCCTTATGACAGCAGTTATGCCTGAGTCACCAAGAAAtcgtttttatttaaagtaaagCAGAAAAATCAATTGGCAAATATCACCTTCAATCCTACAATGAAATATTTCTATACTGATGGATGTGGTCTCTTCCAAGATGACAAGATCCTCATCCACAGGGCATGAGGAGGCCTCACTAGTTATGTTTCCATCCACGTTTGTTTCtatgtttcaaaaaaaaaaaaaaaaaacgctgtatggaaacaccagatgcgaATAAAATCTCTGATCTCTTTTCCTAGTAAACTGGCTAACTATGACCTGGTATTTATAGAGTAAACTAAAAGCACACATGTGGCTTAAATGTACTGAAACAAGAAAATCCATAAATTTTTCAGTCAGAGCTGTTGCAGTGTTACAAGAAACACAGCTCATTGGACTTAGCTGCTGTTGGCTGTGAGTTAACTAGGAAGCGAAATCACCACCATTCCTGCCAGTTGGCTAAAGAATAGCCTGCTGCTAAAAGTGAGAGCATGGTAGGCAATTAATTAGCCTTCATTTTAATTTGCTGGCTCTACCATGAAACAACTGGTGtgcacagattattattattattattattattattattattattattattattattgttgttgttgttgttgttgttgataataataataataataataataataataataataataaacagtttgaTCAAAAACTGCGGGTTCACCTCAGATAAATGAACAGTTTAAGGACAATTTGGATTTTGCTGGTTTTTGCTGGTTATTGCTTTGGAGATTGTTCAGTTCAGTGATATGTGGTACTGTTGGGTAATTTATCATTTAGtgcaaaaatgttcattttgccACCCCAAAAAAATCCAAATGTCAAGCACAATGTTGTCTAAAAATAGAGTATAGCATTCGAGACATAGCTGATGCCGATTTTAATAAGACAGCAGCAGCATGTAAGATGGATACATTTCATTGGCTAACCTTATTAACCTATACTCAGATGCCTGTTCATTAAGTACACACCTAATAAACTGTCAAATCAGTGTaaagaaattttatttattttttcatatatacataGGCATATATGAGTTCCCAGTTTGTGATACTATGCAACGGTACTTTACAACATATTGAACTGGCTAGTGCCTTGtatttttaatggaaatgttaTTATGTTTGTGAGAAGGCACAGTGGCACAGTGTGTAGTGTGGCTGCATCACAGAAGCACCTCTCAAAGACATGCTAGCTGGATTGACAACCTTAAATTGCTCCTAGGTCTAAAAGAGTGTGAGAAGTATGTGAGCATGGTGCTcggtgatggattggcatcccatccagtgCATCAATTCTGAATTGCTTTACATATCGGAGCTGCTGCCACCTGTGAAATCCCAAGCCAATACTTATTGTCATTTTGGCCCTGTAATCTGCCAGGTTTAACATCCTTGTCCGAATCAACATTGGCTTCACAACACTGTCACTAATAATAGACCTTCTTTTGTGCCTTGCAGCAGTGCTACGTTAGAGTTGTTTTTGCGAACTGAATAATAATGCTACCTGTTTAATCAAAAAAAGTTACATACAAGACATTTAAAAGTGGCCCACACAGTACCAGGTCTACATTAGACTCATTATATGACTCAATACACAAGAGTAGAAAAGCACTTTACCAATGCCAGATTACACTTATATGTAAAAATTTTCATAGGGCAATACACCTTCACAGTAGTTCATTTTAGATGCACATTATTGTCAACAACAGAATGGGAAAATTCCAGCTGGGAAAGTGTAATTATAGTCCCACTTAAACAATTAAACAGAAAAAGTGGTCATGGCTCATAGAGATATGTATACAATATTGAAATAACAAATGATAGTGTCACTTGCCAAAAAATGTCTACTTAACCAGCTGTGCCCAGCTATGACTGTTTCACTATGATGAGATGAGTGACAATTCATTGCTTTTGCACTTTATCTCCATCTGCTGGTGAAGCTCTATTGGAACTCTGCAGAAGTAAATGATTTTCTACGCCTCGGGGTGGATGATAATGATTATGTTAAAAACTAGGGTGGGATTCAGGGTTTAGCAGCAATCAAGTCACTGCATGATTCATTCAGTGCTGAAAGacttgaaagaaaaaatgatAGCTCAGTTTGCTTTGATTCCATGCTATCAATTTTTGTATTTGCTGTATTAAAAAATAGTAATCATTCTCACTCATTTTCaataaatgctttatcctggtcagagtcatggAGGATCTGGAGTTTATCCCTGAAAGTGTGAGactggaatacaccctggatgggacaccagtccatcacaggctaccaaataattaataataataactacagtgggggaaataagtattgaacgtgtcaacatttttttcaatgaggttattcatgtgaaattttcaccagacatcagtattaactcaagatatttggaaatataaagaatttataacattaaagtccataaataaagttatgtgtaataaagcagattgacacaggaaaaaagtattgaagacgctaagaaaaagcagttctccaaagcAAGGTAAGTCAAGGAACCAGCTgtaatccgtaagtaattatacctcctatctgtgcaaattaatatcagctgggttagtaaactgttgatctataaaaaggctttttgttaccaactgtcacacaagaaacatctcatgatgggtacaagcaaagagctctcccaagaccttcgcaatctcattgttgcaaaacatatttatggaatcagatacagacatatttcaaaacttctgaatcgtCCAGTAAGCACcgttggggccattatctgctagtggaagcaacatcactctgtcatcaactggccaCAGACAGGAGccccttgcaagatttctgaccagggagtcagaagaatagacagatgagtagcccaagagccaaggaccacttggaaagagctccagaaacactcgcaggcagcaggtgccatcgccacagagaaaacaataggcaatgcactccactgctcacgctcaccccacaagactccattacttaAAAAAGGCAGcttgaagctcgtttaaagtttttTACGACTCATTTgaacaagcctatgaaatactgggagagtgtagtctggtcagacaagtgcaaaattgaacttttttgctgtcatactacacaccatgtttggagaagaaatggcactgcacatcaccctaaaaacactataccaacagtgaagtttggatgtggaagcatcatggtgtggggctgtttttcatcgcatggtactggaagacttcatataattgaaggaacgatgaatggagccctttaccgggagattcttgagaagaatctccaccaggatgatgaagatgagacgtgggtggactttccagcaggacaacgatccaaagcatacaacGAAGGAAACTgtcagttggtttcagagaaaaaaaatcaagatatTAGAATGGCCCGGTCAATAACCTGACTTGAAttcaattgaacaagatttaaagacaatatgtttagaagaatggacaaaaatcacacctgaatactgcagcgcattaatttcttcatacaggaaatgTCTTAAAagtgtcattacaaacaaaggattctccactaagtattaaataaatttcagttaatgtgttcgatacttttttcctctgtcattcctctttattacacagaacttcatttatggactttaatgtttggatttatttatatgtgtggatttcttgagttaatagcaaagtctggtgaaaatttcatgtgattagccttaatataaatatatttgctgaaaaaaatgttgacaagttcaatacttatttccaccactgtacaAGAAGCATGTTGTACAACAGGTAGTGTTAGTTGCTCACAGAATAAGGGTTTGGGGTTAAATCTTGACCAATGTATACTGTCTGTGCTAAGATTTCTGGTTTCCCCTCACCTCACAAAAATATGCCAGTAGTAGGATTAGCCACTCTGATGATAGATTAGCtgcccatccagggtgtactcctgCATGTAccaagtgttcctgggatagactctgtTTAATAAGCTGTTAATGATGATGAATGCATCTTACATTGATAAAATACAACTAAACAATATGGCTGCTAAAACATATTAATGTATTGCAAatttaaattgaaatacaatatGCACACATTCTTTGAATAGTcctatgtttgtttttatgtatttgtttatttattacttgtattttatgtatttgtttatttatgaagTCACTTGTCAGGGCTTGTGTTTCATCTCGCTCTGAGTCATTCACATGGTTCAAAGTCTACAAACCTTTTCATTTTTGTCTCTGTGAAATATCTTGTTCATTTTACAAATCCTCTTATAACCTTAAAAAAACGGCTGAAGACTCAGTTATTCTTGAATGTCAGTATAATAATACCTCCAGCCCTTTCACTGTCTAGGTGCCCTCCAGTTTCTGCTCACCTCCAAAAAACAAGTCAGAAGTTGAACTACTGACTCTAAAATTgttcctaggtgtgaatgagcgtCTGAACATATGTGTTCATGGTGCTCTCTGATAGACTGACATCCCATcctgggtgtattcctgccttgcgCCCaatgttcccgggataggctctggatccaccacatgaaaccattcatccattcaaTTTACATACTggttatcttacacagggtcatgtagagcctggatcctatccctGTCCTATCCTGTACCCTGTTATTGGTGGTTTCTGTTGTATGGGGAACTGATCTTTATTTCACGTTCTATACTTACATGCATTGCTTTATTGTATATTGGCTAAATGTATGAACTTGTATATGTTTTACTTTTCATTGTAAGGTCATTGTAATTGTCCTAACTTGTTACATTTGTTATTTTGGGATGAAGAATCTGAGTGAGATACTTGTATATTCgtatttgttttgtgttagttttgttttgtctatgtacttgtattttttgtatttgtgtctTTAGGTCCCCCATGAAAAGAAGATGCTGCATGTCAAGGGGCTATCCAAtgataaattaaattttaaattccAGGGAACTCAAGCATACaagtgggggacaccctggacggggtgttaacccatcgcagggcacaatcgaaCATACACCCATTCACGCACCATGTACCATAtagaaatgctaatcagcctacagcacatgtctttagactgggggaggaaactggcgtacctggaggaaacccccgaagcacagggagaacatgcaaactccatgcacacatggtggaggtgggattcgaacccccagccccAGGAGTGTGAGACAAACATGCTGACCTCTAAGCCACTGAATTAATTCATGATGATCTTGGAATGATGACTTATTTTTGGGGTGATCTGTCATTGTATCAAAATTGTGGCCATCACTCATTGAGCATTCTATAAGCTGTTTGCTGTGGCTCTGTCTGTTCTTGCTACAAATATCTTGCACTTCTCTATGATGTAACTGCATTCATGACTGCACAATTAATTTACAAGTTAATACATGCAAATAACGTctgtttctttgtctttgtttacTGACACTATGCAACCCCAAAAGGCATCCGtcaacacacacttacattttTTCTAGGCCTATTGGGCTATATTTAAAGATGAAATGGACACACAAATATTCACAATACAGATGTTTTGAACATCTGCAGCTGTGATTTCTTTCAACAAGCAAAAAATGTGATTCAGAAACCAGTAAAATAACGCTGGCCAATCACACTGGCCGGGGGGCGTTTACTTGGGCTGGATTAGGCGTCACTAgattaaccaatcagattttgTGATAGCCCTTACCTTGGGGGAAAACCACGCCCTCGAATCGTTCTgaggtttgttttcttttcatatttgtaACCAACAAGTCTTTCTGCGGCCGAGGTGAGTTTGCTGATTTATTTCCTAACTAGCTAAAACATGAGTAGCACATTAGCATCGTAGCTACATAAATCATGGACTGTTTTAACATCCGACATTCTGTCCATTTATGGATTAAAATGAGATTATGTATTCTTGtgtaagcaaaaaaacaaacaaacaaaagaacaacacaaaaaaaccctgtacTATAGATGAGTTCAGACAGTTTGCTAATCTAATGCATGATCAGCTAGTTAGCGAGCCTAGCATCCGAGTGAGCTAACATGTTTATAATCATTATGAGCTTCAtcatatcccccccccccccccccccccccgagttTAAGAACAGCAGTGCATTAGCTGATCGTTATTacgtgtttattatttattcccCTTAAAACGCAGCAATCTGATCACCCAGTGGTCATGGGGAAACACACGGAAGTATCGCCTGGCTCATACCGAAGCCTATTTAACATTTCCGGTTTTTATAGTCACATTAGCGCATGTTCCTAGCTGATAATGTGACGTTAAACTTGTGAAAATGGCTGAAAAAGCGCATGGCTCCACAGTGCCGAGACTTTAGTGTCGCAATGACCGTCTTTTGAAACTGCCTCACTCGTCAAAGTTTAATGACATGAAGCCATGGCCCAAGGTTAGCTCTGCTGATATAGTTTACTACTTCTTTGAACGCTTTAATGGCGAAGAACTCCGaaatgacaaaaacacagcaatatacaataataataataataataataataataataataataatcattaccTGCACAGCAAACAAATATGCCAGGTTTTGTGCATGACACATGCGACTTGAAAGCAGAGGGAGGACTGTGGACTGAACACGCAGTTCGGGAACTAGCTTTCTCAGCTTGGTAACAGGTGGGTGTTCATGTCCTACAGATACAGCTCATGTCCTACAGATACAGCCCATGTCCTACAGATACAGCCCATGTCCTACAGATACAGCTCATGTCCTATAGATACAGCTCATGCCCTACAGATACAGCCCCGTTAAGTTCACAGGGCTTTTTGTCCACAATATCATAAAAATCTTTGTGTTATTTTGAGATTacaagaaaacaactttttgttatGTGGAGAGTACAAGTAAACAACTTTTTGTTATGTGGAGATTATAAGTAAACAACTTTTTGTTATGTGGCGATTATAAGTAAACAACTTTTTGTTATGTGGAGATCAGGAGGCAACACAATGGTGACACAATGGTTCAAGAATGAGGAAGTGGGAGTGAGGCTTGGGATGAGGCAACTTTACTCAAAACTTTACTTTCGCTTTCCTGagttttaaattataaacacacTCTGTGCCGATtggctctctctcactctgggCTTTCCCGGGGGACAACCGAAAGCGCAAAGAAACACAGACTGCGTCCGCATATCCCTACTTCCCTACTTCACATAGGCGAAAAGGAGtacgccaaaggagtagtatgtctgaattctcagtattcataaaacagtaggtgagaaatctccggatgacctactgcttcctcCTCGATTTTACAGTATGGAACGGctggacactgtggatatttactatcccataatgcaatgggacTGGCACGGAAGACCTGTCCGAATCCGTGCCGCATAGTACATCCCGATTGTATTCATGCTTGCCACTTATATTgatcagtatgtactgtatcaaCAGCCAAGCAGTAGGTACTTTCACAGTATGCGATTTCGGATGCAGCcacaaaaaaattcaacttACACTAATTACACGCAGGTGAGAATCATCGTGCATTACCTGCTAGTTCAACCTGTCTCCTTTCTGCCCACAGCCGATGCTCGACCATGCCCCCAATGCCACAAACAACGTTGATGTCCatatcatgagaaaacaatGTCGAGGTCGTGAGTAAATTAAGTCAAAATTACAAGAAAaccgaaagaaaaaaaaatgcatcgcCGCTTAAGGTTTACGAACTTTTGCTGGTTTCAATAAGGGTTCGTTTAGAGACTGGTACAGGATAACCGTACAACACGAGTTAGAATCCATCATGGCGGTGCTCATTGGTTTCTCGGGGGAAAAGGTGGCTAGAAAGTGTCTTGGGAAATGGTTGAATGTTTGGATCATGTGACCAGTCTGGAGAACCAATCATGCAGAGAACCGGTACGGAGTTTGTGTCTTGCATTGATGTACACAATCTATACCATGTCAGTCAACATTACACACGTTCACGGCATCTATACTATGTCAGTCAACATTACACACGTTCACGGCATAAAGTGCGTCGGCTGATTGTCTAAAATGTCATCTGATCCAGCGTTTGGGGCCAGTGCTCTGTATCATAGCCTCGTGCATCTACAGCCATTCAATGTTCTTTTATAGATGTCTCTATTAGGGATGAGCAATATGTTAGGATGCtattgtttttgtaataaacttttaaatgtgtttttaaaagacGTTATATGTATAACCAGTATCTACTTGCATACTTGGTTAAAACCAGCTATATAGTAAATAAAGAGTTACAATCAGTTATCTTTTAACTGCATAAGTAACAAGCTGATTGATATGTGTACATTACGCCACTATCATTCCACACTATCATTATATTATCAGGTATTCTTCAGGTATCATGATATTATGTTTTTGCCATATCATCAGTCTCTAGTCTCATTTTCGACTCTTTGTTCTGCTCCTCATAAATCCACACTGATCCACTCTTTAGTATTTTAGATTCCACTGAACTGTGGAGTATGAGGACACAATGAAGCGGCGCTCGGTCGATCAGGAAACAGCATTTGGGTCTCTTCGGCGGCCCAGAGGTGCGGAAAGCTTTCATCACCGTGTCGTTTCTGCTGCATCTTCCATCTACTCTCAGGTCCCTCAGAATTTTCAGGTATGTGATGGATTCTGTCTGCATGTCAGATAACGCTCAGAGTAAATACAGCCTCCACATGTTAATTagcttatttaaaaatttttactGTAATGTTTAGTCATCTCCATTATCTGCTACAAATGATTGCAGCATTGGTTCAGTTAATCAAAACATAGACTATTGGTGCTCAGGCtgagttacatttaaaaatatatatattttccccttTCAGGTGCCCTTGGCTCAGAGCTCTGGAGGACATGGACACAGTGACAGTCCTGCAGTGCACGCTGGCGCACATCATCACAGCCCCGTGGTCCAGCCTACAGGAGCTGCCGTAGGTCAGGGTCACTCTCATGCCCCGCCTTCTTCTGCTCCAACACTAGGCCAGCAGCAGTTCCAGAGGCTTAAGGTACGACTTCAGTCTATATGTAGACTTCACTGAGTTGTTTCTGCCAAGGTGAGTCTACGTTAACTGCTGACTGAGTGTTGATTGTGATTTCTCTGTTGTGTTTGGGTGCTTGCAGGTGGAAGACGCTCTTTCCTACCTTGATCAAGTGAAGCTCCAATTCAGAAATCAGCCGCAAGTTTATAACGATTTCCTGGATATAATGAAAGAGTTCAAATCTCAAAGGTCAGATTAAATGGACTGTGCTGTTTGTAAATATCTCGTTTATTTTCTGTAAAGTCACCCTAAATTCATGTGGATCATGTTTTTAACGATTTAGTAACTTTATTGAAGATCTTGTACCAcggcactgttgaattctcaagtctgattggttggaagttgttgatgaattttctataacagcacaagtATGAGAATAGTTAATATTGcacattaatgcactcgttctgttacattactgtttctatattaacagcttacacagggaATTGTAGGTTAGACCCTCCACAGACTAAAAAACGTGTGTAAACATTGATATGGTTTCAATTAATTATTCAAGTTTTTAGCGAGGTGATGTTTATGTAGCACATCCAGTAATTTCCAGGGTCAGCGCTTCTGTAGCAGGCGGAGGTAAGCTGAAACTTTTCCAACACTGGGAAAGTTTGTCTGCTTAAGctcaaaaaagagaaaataagagaagctgatgagggaatgactgtttatagctgctataatttAAATGATAACAAGGACTAACTTTTTTCTGAGGTTTCCCAACATGAAACATATCTGTAAAATTATCAAATGTATGAAGTTTCGTTCTTTAATGAACAAGTAATTGTTAGCATTGgcaacttgctgtggtataagaggaataaaacacttcagccCATGCTtttgttggaaaaaaaacaacacagtgacagtcagtacgtttacatggacaacaataatccgatattaacccgattaagacagtACTCTGATTAAGGAACTACCAtataaacagcgattattgattaccttaatctgactaaagtcatacacaaattgaattaaagtaaacataaatcgaattaagacatgtggagtattcctattttagcaGCATTATCaaagtgcattatagacatgtgcATACCTTAATCACACAATTAgcgttgtgtgggagttttcaccgcattttgcgacaggacacgtacacacatgagGGAGCGTTGGACGGcatggcgtggggacgtaatgacgtgtgccgtaaaacgatctatgttctataacatggaaaacgggaacatgaaagtaATATTCTAAAAtcgactcatgtaaacaactTAATCAGAATAtagtctta is part of the Ictalurus punctatus breed USDA103 chromosome 27, Coco_2.0, whole genome shotgun sequence genome and harbors:
- the LOC108259207 gene encoding paired amphipathic helix protein Sin3a, producing the protein MKRRSVDQETAFGSLRRPRGAESFHHRVVSAASSIYSQVPQNFQVPLAQSSGGHGHSDSPAVHAGAHHHSPVVQPTGAAVGQGHSHAPPSSAPTLGQQQFQRLKVEDALSYLDQVKLQFRNQPQVYNDFLDIMKEFKSQSIDTRGVINRVSQLFKAHPDLIMGFNKFLPPGYKIEHPYTRRG